The Fusarium falciforme chromosome 8, complete sequence region CCAGAGGGTGTCGGAGCAGGgacttggagaagaagatgacgagagcTAATCAGAGTCAGTATACGTCGTAGATAGGTAAGGAATGAGTCAACTCACGCTTTCGGTACTGTCGGTGCATCTGTCGGCGGAGAATGTGGAACAGGTTGGCGGGAGAGGTCATGTAGGCAATCTGCATGTTGCAGTCCTGGTGCTGGCGCACGAGCTTCTCGCCGGTAGGGAACTCTCGGGGATCCTCGTTGCAGAGCTGGAGGTATCGCTCGAGACGACCGGAAGAGTGCTCAGGGCCCTGACCGTCATAACCGTGGGGCAGAGACATGACGAGACCAGTTCGCTGCATCCACTTGACCTCACCAGAGGCGATGAACTGGTCAATGATGCACTGAGCGTTGTTGGCAAAGTCACCGAACTGAGCCTCCCACATGACGAGGGCATGAGGAGACGACAGAGAGTAACCGTACTCGAAGCCAAGAGCACCGAACTCACTCAGGGACGAGTTGGAGATGACGAACTTGCCCTGGTCCTGGCTCAGGTGCTGGAGGGGAGTGTAGGTGTCCTCAGTCTCCTGGTCGTGGAACACAGCGTGGCGCTGAGAAAAGGTACCGCGCTCGACATCCTGACCGGAGACACGGACATGGTAACCCTCAGTGACGAGAGAACCAAAGGCCAGAGCCTCAGCAGTGGACATGTCGATGTTCTTACCCTCAACAACAGACTTGGTTCGGTTGGTGAGAATTCGCTTCAGGTTGCGGTGAACCTGGAAGCCCTCGGGAACGCTTCCAATAACCTCACCAATATGCTGGAGAGTCTGGGGCTTGACGGCGGTCTCGTTGGTGGCGAGGACCTCGGTGGCTAGCTCCTTGGGAGACTTGAAGCCGTTCCAGGCAGAGGTGGTCCACTCCTTGGAGGTGGGAGTGTAGTCTTTGGACTTGGTGAAGCTCTCCTCCAGCATGCCCCAAACCCATTGCTTGTGCTCATCAATGTCCTCCTTGGTGAAGGAACCCTCCTCGATCAGCTTGTTGACATAGATGTCGATTTGGGGCTCCTTGCCAGTGATGCGCTTGTACATAAGAGGCTGGGTGAAGGAAGGCTGATCGGTCTCGTTGTGGCCGTGCTTTCGGTAGCAGTTGAGGTCGATGACGACATCATGCTGGAACTCGGCGCGCCAATCGGCGGCAAGCTGGCAGACGAAGTTGACAGCCTCGACATCATCGGCGTTGACGTGGAAGACGGGGGCATCGATGGCCTTGGCGATATCCGTGCAGTAGGCGGTAGAGCGGGCGAATCGAGGGTCGGTGGTGAAACCAATCTGGTTGTTGACGACGAGGTGGATGGTACCGCCGGTAGAGAAAGCGGGGAGAGAGTGGAAGCCGAGACACTCGTAGACGATACCCTGAGCAGCAAAAGCAGCATCACCATGGAGCAGAACGCTCATAGCGGTGCGGTGAGTCGACTCGTCGTTGTTGTAGTGCTGGATGGCGCGGGTCTTGCCCAGGACGACGGGGTCCTCGGCCTCCAGATGCGAAGGGTTGGCGACCAGAGAGAGCTGGACACGCTTGCCAGAGGGGGTAGGTCGCTCAAAGTTCATACCGAGATGGTACTTGACATCACCGGAgccctcatcctcggcaCCTGTCGTACCAGCGAACTCGCTGAAGATGGACTCGTTGGGTTTTCGGACGACGTTGGAGAGAACGTTGAGACGACCACGGTGGGGCATACCAATGACAATATCCTTCACACCATAGTCGACGCTGCGGTCAATGAGAGCCTTCATACCGGGAACAAGGGTTTCGCAACCCTCAAGACCGAATCGCTTGTCGTTGGGGTACTTGGTGGCCAGGAAAGACTCGAAGCTGGAACTCCAGATGAGACGGTCCAGAACACGTCGCTTCTCGTCAACCGAGTACTTGAAGGGGGTAGGGACCTCGAGACGCTCGCGAAGCCAGTCGCACTTCTCACGGTCAGGAATGTGGATGAACTCGACACCGAAGGAGCCGCAGTAGATTCTCTCGCAAGCATCAACGATCTCGCGGAGAGTCATCTTCTCGCGACCGTCGCGCTTGAAGCGAGGCAGGATACCGGGGCCGAGGGTGTACTCGGTGTCAAGATCCTTCTCGGTGAATTGGTAGTGCTCGAGGGTCAgctccttgggcttgatgtTGGCAAAGCCCTTGGCGTCATTGGTACCTCGAATGCCGAGGGGATCGATCTTTGCGGTGTGGTGACCACGGGCCTGGTAGGCGCGGACGAGAAGCTGGACCTTGAGATGGTTGGTGACATCGGAGCCAGCCTCGAGGCCGCCAGAGAGACGAGGAACACCACCGGTCATGTTAGGGACCAGGTTAGGAGGAGGCTGGAAGGCCTGGGAGATGGGCATCTCGCCGCTCTCCATGTTCTTGAAGTAGATCTGCCACGAGACGTGGACGCTCTCGGGGTCCTGTCTCCACTGCATGTACATCTCGTCGATGTAGCTGGCGGTGCTCCCGGAGAGGAAGTTATCGTTGGGGTCGGGAGGCGACGAGGTGGCGCTGGTCGCATAGCCGCGACGAGCAGCGAGGGCCAGAGGCCGGCGGGAGGCAGCAAGCTTCCATGATGAAGTGCGAGCCGAGACggtcgagatggaggctGAAGACGAAGCAGCGGAGCATCTAGCACCGCGGAGGAGCTGGGAGCTAGCTCTGCAGAGCGAATTCCTCAACATGATGGGCGAATAGTGTGGTGGAGGAACGAGGACAGGTCAGGGGGGGCGGGCTGAAGAACTAGAGGGTATCGATGGGAAGCATCCCCCGGCAGCTCTAGATGGCGACACAAAGGAACGGCGGAGTAAGTCGTTGCGGACGGTTAGTTCCCAGCGAGGACAGGAGAGAGGAATTGGAGGGGGAGTAGGTAGGATAGTGCGGGAGGAGGAGTATATCAGGAACAGACAGAGAAACAGGAACAGGAATGAAACTGGAGGGACCCAGCGGGAGAAGAAATTGTGACCACCGAGACTGGAGCTCACTGCTGGCCTTTGATGTCCTGCTGCTTGGAAAAATACGATGACGCCCCCGGCAAACCCGGTTCTGGCCGTGAGGGAGCCAGGCGCTGATTGGCCAGAGGCAGCCGTGACCGAAAAAAGCAGTGCGGATCTGGAGGGAGGCGCACGGCGCGGCCCAGCCTCTTGCAGCAGGGTTTGCAGGGGTTTACAGCGCGGCAAGTCACTCGGTCTTTGACCTCCGGGGTGAGATGTCGCACAGTGTTTTGGAGGTGACTGTGGGCAGCGGTGACCGCTATCATTGGGGGAGCCCACTCGCATTTTCGGGGCATTTGGGGGTCTGGCTCGGGGGGTGAGGTGTGTTTACCGAGGATCACCGCGCCCTGGACGTTGCTTGGCCGTGACCGTACCGATCTCCGGACACACTGTACCGTCATGACGTCCGTCTACCCGGCTCGTCGCCAAGGCTGTGTGCGTGTATTTCCCCGCGATTTGAGGGTGCAGCTGGGGGGTTTCTTTGCAGGATCAAACGGATCATGGCTGAAGGATCGTGTCCTCGTAGGCTGCAAGTAGCCGAAGAGTGGCCTGTCATTGCGGTTATCTGGAAAGGAGAGCACCATGCTCGCACGGTCTCCTTAGGTAGGGTACAGATATGGGAGGTGTCAGGCGCATCGGGGCGCACGGGAAACGACCAAGATTGCGGAGTAACCATCGTGAAGTTTTACGTGGATTAAACAGGGTCAATAGCCGACGCCACAAGGTCAGCGACTCGGTGTCGGGTGGGACGTGCATTCCAGGTTTTTTAGTGTGAGGGTTTGCAGGTCAGGGGAAGGGTCAGCCACGGGTGAGTGAGCAATTGACAATCCACCAGCCACAGTTGGAGTAGCTGTGCCTGGCGGTTCCTCGGTGAGGGTGAGGTGAAGAGGCTGTTAATAGCCGTCGAGGTGTTCATCTGTGGAAAGATTAGACGCCATAGAATAAATGGCTCAAGTTCCTGATAACTATCAACCACGCATTTCCCAGCAACCCTCGCCATTATCCCTCATTTCCCACCTTGCTGACCTGCGGTGTATTCTTTCATCTCTTCAGGTCAGGCAGGCCCTGCAGGTTGGAGTCGGCTTTGCAGCAGGTGCCAACGTCAGGCGGCGGCTCCACTTACCACTTCCACTGCGCCAACTTTTCAGGCCCCACTCTGGTGCAGCAGCGCAAGGCTACGTACTTTAGGGATAACATTCTCGAAGCTTTGGGGGAAGCGGAAGCCTTGACGACAACATCCAATCCATCTCAAGCTGCcaagagcaagcaagcaagcaagcaagaatCCAAGTCTCAGACAGTCTCATCGGAGACAAGCCGTATCAGACACTCACGTGAACCAAGTCGCTATTCTCGCCAACAAAGGCCACCCGCTCCTCATCAGCTGCTGTTCCAGCCTTCTGCCTGGAGATCCTTTCAACGACATCTGcgaatccatccatcccaagaGCTTCTGAGACGGAATCTCAGCGTAGAACTCCACGACACGAGTCCCCTCGGGGGGTCGAGTTCCCGTGCCTTTACTCGTAGCCGCGTCGAGCTCGTCGCGTCATCAtcgcctccatcatggccatcccCGCTGGCCGCACCCTCTTCAAAAAGAAGGATGGCATCCTGACGCTCACCAGTGACCATCAGTTTGTCACCTGGACTCCAAACTCCGGCGGCCCTCCCACCGTCTCTCTCTCTGTTTCCAACATCACCAGTGAGTCGGGATAGCCTGCGCGAACGCGCTTTCTCTCACTAACGTCGGTCCCAGACCTTCAACAGACACCAGACACCTCGGCAAAGGTGATGCTCAAGGTCTTTGAAAAGACTTCTGAGAGTGCCGACCCTGCTACATATCTCTTCCACTTCAACACCCCGGAGGCCAAAGCAGAGGCCAAAGCTGTAAAGGACCTCTTGTCAAGCCTGTTAGCTGCTTCTCGCACCAACGATGCCGGCGTACCAAAGCCATCTGCCCCTGGCACAGGCGGctcttcaactccaacagCAAATGGAAACGCGGGTAGTGGCTCAGCGTCCATGGCTTTTGCCAGTGCTGTCAACTCGCAACCTACCTCTCTTCGCTGGTTTGATGATGCTCACTTGAAGAACGACATCGAACTACAACGGTCCCTCATGTCAAAGGACA contains the following coding sequences:
- a CDS encoding Oxoglutarate dehydrogenase codes for the protein MLRNSLCRASSQLLRGARCSAASSSASISTVSARTSSWKLAASRRPLALAARRGYATSATSSPPDPNDNFLSGSTASYIDEMYMQWRQDPESVHVSWQIYFKNMESGEMPISQAFQPPPNLVPNMTGGVPRLSGGLEAGSDVTNHLKVQLLVRAYQARGHHTAKIDPLGIRGTNDAKGFANIKPKELTLEHYQFTEKDLDTEYTLGPGILPRFKRDGREKMTLREIVDACERIYCGSFGVEFIHIPDREKCDWLRERLEVPTPFKYSVDEKRRVLDRLIWSSSFESFLATKYPNDKRFGLEGCETLVPGMKALIDRSVDYGVKDIVIGMPHRGRLNVLSNVVRKPNESIFSEFAGTTGAEDEGSGDVKYHLGMNFERPTPSGKRVQLSLVANPSHLEAEDPVVLGKTRAIQHYNNDESTHRTAMSVLLHGDAAFAAQGIVYECLGFHSLPAFSTGGTIHLVVNNQIGFTTDPRFARSTAYCTDIAKAIDAPVFHVNADDVEAVNFVCQLAADWRAEFQHDVVIDLNCYRKHGHNETDQPSFTQPLMYKRITGKEPQIDIYVNKLIEEGSFTKEDIDEHKQWVWGMLEESFTKSKDYTPTSKEWTTSAWNGFKSPKELATEVLATNETAVKPQTLQHIGEVIGSVPEGFQVHRNLKRILTNRTKSVVEGKNIDMSTAEALAFGSLVTEGYHVRVSGQDVERGTFSQRHAVFHDQETEDTYTPLQHLSQDQGKFVISNSSLSEFGALGFEYGYSLSSPHALVMWEAQFGDFANNAQCIIDQFIASGEVKWMQRTGLVMSLPHGYDGQGPEHSSGRLERYLQLCNEDPREFPTGEKLVRQHQDCNMQIAYMTSPANLFHILRRQMHRQYRKPLVIFFSKSLLRHPLARSDIEEFTGENAGFQWIIPDPEHETGVLKPREEIDRVILCSGQVWAALHKYRAENNIDNVAFTRIEQLNPFPWQQLKENLDQYPNAKTIVWAQEEPLNAGAWSFTQPRIETLLNNTEHHNRKHVMYAGRNPSASVATGLKQVHTKEEQEFLKMAFTVKQDKLKGE